Proteins encoded together in one Halanaerobiaceae bacterium ANBcell28 window:
- a CDS encoding PQQ-binding-like beta-propeller repeat protein, with protein sequence MINNTFKILIIIILISITLLINIVNRDKDILWRTKLKGELYNAQFYGNSKIILIGTGGLKVINLEDGKIEWIDKIGEVVYTYNQPVLYKNKLYTGTEQSEKIYEIDISTGEYLKKYDIEGKAMATQLGSKCKLYFIARENGYDRFVLNSIDLKDETIEEIYEFHHQIKYVRDPMVINEDNIIIPIIKGYDINVIYSINISDRKLNWKTELPNTAARPSILVHHKDNIYFVDSEQNTLNELNIKTGEIENIIYIEEITRPVINYDRKNILIYGNFYSKDGIKQYYTELYVYNLKEKEMEIIEKNYHNAKFSGDNVVYEYDNKIFLYNIETKDTKELYSFDKELIDIYTSNHHLLLVLANYRRDVHAHREAATYILLELPKIEE encoded by the coding sequence ATGATTAATAATACTTTCAAAATATTAATAATAATTATTCTTATATCTATAACTCTTTTGATAAATATAGTGAATAGAGATAAGGACATATTGTGGAGGACTAAATTAAAAGGAGAATTATATAATGCTCAATTCTATGGAAACTCTAAGATAATATTAATTGGAACTGGAGGATTAAAGGTTATTAACTTAGAGGACGGCAAAATAGAATGGATAGATAAAATAGGTGAGGTAGTATATACTTATAATCAACCAGTATTGTATAAGAACAAATTATATACTGGAACAGAACAGTCTGAGAAAATATATGAAATAGATATATCTACTGGCGAGTATTTAAAAAAATATGATATTGAAGGAAAAGCAATGGCGACTCAATTGGGATCGAAATGTAAACTCTATTTTATAGCAAGAGAAAATGGATATGATAGATTTGTACTTAATAGTATAGATTTGAAAGATGAAACTATAGAAGAAATTTATGAGTTTCATCATCAAATTAAATATGTAAGAGATCCTATGGTGATAAATGAAGATAATATAATTATCCCTATAATTAAAGGATATGATATTAATGTAATATACAGTATAAATATCAGTGATAGAAAATTAAATTGGAAGACTGAGCTACCAAACACTGCTGCTAGACCTTCTATTTTGGTTCATCATAAAGATAACATATACTTTGTAGATAGTGAACAAAATACATTAAATGAATTAAATATTAAAACAGGTGAGATTGAGAATATTATATATATTGAAGAAATAACTCGCCCTGTTATTAATTATGATAGGAAAAACATATTAATATATGGCAATTTCTATAGTAAAGATGGAATAAAGCAATATTATACAGAATTGTACGTTTATAATCTTAAAGAAAAAGAGATGGAGATAATTGAGAAAAACTATCATAATGCAAAATTTTCTGGTGATAATGTAGTTTATGAATATGATAATAAAATATTTCTTTATAATATTGAAACTAAAGATACAAAAGAATTGTATTCGTTTGATAAAGAATTAATAGATATCTATACATCCAATCATCATTTACTACTTGTACTTGCAAATTACAGAAGAGATGTTCATGCACATCGAGAAGCTGCCACTTATATCTTGTTGGAACTTCCTAAAATTGAAGAATAA